tatctcttagactaggtgttccgtgttttcttaacactatcatccttatttgctatgttacgcttttagttattattaatacatttcaattgcctctggcagttaggatattttctctggttgaattaaaccatgtaggaattacaatgttttctacctaaactaaacttaacctaatttatactaagggtacaaggagctaatcgttgcaatagaagattgcaacgatttttgtctaaaattcgaaattattttgttggacatttgttgcaatgtctcaatattagaaattctatgaagttcattggtactataccacggaggcaacttcagaatcattttcaaaattttattttgaatcctctgaagtgccttctttctggtattgcagcaaaattttatccacaatttaacaatcaaaccttcatgccaaacactgtcaaatgctttctctatatcaagaagagcaactccagtcgaatatccttcagatttgttgagccgaattaagttcgtaactcttaataactgatgagtggttgaatgcccatggcgaaaaccaaattgccaACCAAaccatcagcaaaaatagaattgtcattaatatgaaccatcattctatttaaaataatcttttcaaacagtttgcttattgaagagagcaaactgattgggcgataactagaagcctccgctggatttttgtccggcttcaaaattggaacaacttttgaACCTTTCACCTTTTTTTCCAGCCATTGCCATTCATGAAATCCAATAAGAAGAACCGCAAAAAGAATAAGCAtattaagaagaaaaagaaggtatCTTCCTCATCATCCGCGGATTCGTCATCATCGGACAACAACGAGGAGGAAGAGGAGTGGGTCGAAAAGTCTGGTAGCAAAGCGGAAGCCAGAGCCGGAACTTCCATGGGTAGTGGTGGCGCGGACGAGGAACTGGGCGATGGCGTCGTGGGACCGATTAAAACCAGCCGTAATCTAAGCCAGAAGGACTTTGGTCGGGCACTGCTGCCTGGTGAGGGTGCCGCGATGGCCGCCTATGTGACCGAGGACAAGCGAATTCCGCGGCGTGGTGAAATCGGGCTTACATCGGACGAGATTGTCAACTTTGAGGACTTTGGATACGTGATGAGCGGTAGCAGGTAAGTTTtatcacttttttttaatcattatGTCGTTTTACTAATTTTCGTATATGTACTTTCATTAATGCGCTGCTTTTCCATTAAGCTTTTCGTTcttttttagttttattatttttgttcttCTATTCTCGCTTCGGCTATCTATTACTTTTGCCATGATTTTCTTCTTTATATGGATGAACAATTTAAAAGATAATTAATaacataatttttcttttttttttcagacatCGTCGTATGGAGGCGGTCTGTATTCGTAAGGAAAATCAAATCTATTCTGCCGACGAAAAACGAGCGCTGGTCATGTTCAGCAAGCAAGAACGTCAGAAGCGCGAAAACAAGATCCTGTCACAGTTCAAGGAGATGATCAGCGCTAAACTAGCCAATGACAAGCGTTGAGTAGTTTAGCGTTAACAGGCGTTAGCTAGTATTAACTTAACTGCGCGCGTGCTCTCAGGTTCGTCACCATACTTATtttctgccacatcgccattcagatgcccttcgtagtgctgccgccacctttgggtTATCTTTTATATTACTGTTTTTAAATAATATGGACCTATGGACAATGAAAAATATAATacataccgtgacctgccctaattccgcgcatcgcctaataccgtggttttcatcaaaaatcataacctggctatcatggacatAGTATTATTTgttgaaatgttcaaacatattatgtttgaacatttcactAAATAATGTGATGTCCACGATAGCCagcttcttattttttataataaccacggtattaggcgatacgcggaattagggcaggtcacggtacttCCATTTCAGAGCCTTTGGATGAGACAACGTATCATGAAGCAAATCGATCCTAATGATAAAATATAGAAACACAACAACACAACTCCAATCTGCAAAATCGAATTGCATAATTGTTCAGATCAAACTGACTTCGAAGATGCAATTCCGGTCATTGTAGTTGAGTCACAAAACTTTACCCCAGTTGACGCCACACCTTCGTTAGAGAGCATccaatcgagagtaatcgacgCATCTACCGTCATGGACACTGCGGATGACAATTTACTGCCAAACTCGGACCCGATGTTTGCACTCCTGTTCACCAAGTGAAAAGCGTGACTAGCGTAATTCAAGAATTGCATGAAGCTGACCGAGAACTTTCCGAGAACCAAATTGCTCGAATCCAAAACAAAGTGAGAATGTTGGACATTTTGATGAAGTAGCTTGTACTGAGAAAACTACCGAGTTGAGCACGCAGCAACCAGATGAGTTGGAGTGGAATTAGGAAATTGTGAAAGCACCGAAATGAACCTACGGTCGTTCTAGACAGAAAAAGTTTTAATCGATCCACCGGACAAGCTTAAGGTAGTTGACTCCCATGGCTGGCGCTGGGTACATGTAGAAGAGTCCGATGACAACGACGTCAATTTACATCAAAATCTGTGGGATGGTTGCGATCCTTTCCGATTACAATTCACGTCAGGTGATTTCAACAACTCTACTGAAAATTTTGCGATTGAATCAAGAAAGCAATAGGTTATCGTAATAGATGATGATGAAGTAGTAATCAAAATGAAGCCCGAAGAAATTGTGGAATCTCATCAGGAAACTCAGGACGACGAGGCATTGCaaatacagaaaaaaatcgaaacaggaagtgaaattcttcgaatatcTGAAGATTATAAAGTTCTGAACCCTCAAGATGCCAATCAACCGGTTGTTGAATCTGAAACAGAATTACCACCTGCAACATCTGCCTCGGTGTCATCACAAAAAACTATGTTAAACACTTGACAAAATCAAGACGTTCGCATTAAAAAGAAAATCTGAAGCAATCCAATCGAAGGCCAAAGAACAGGCACCCAAATCAAAAAAGGTAATcgtaaattagatttttttttttgttctcgaaaataattttatttcttttctacTTTAAGCGCATTCTAAAACACATCGCATTGAAATGGTCAACTAGCCTATCTGTCGGAAAACCGAAAAGACCGCCTCGTGAAAGCACGGTAGTTAATCCACGTCAACGGCACGCCGTTCAAACGCAAGCTCTCTCGTTGTTGGATGCTCTTTTTAGGCAACCCAAACTCCCACCGTTGCAACGCACGTCTTCTACAACTCCTTGCCCTTCAACGTCGTCGCGGTCCGCATCTCGTTCCTCGGTAGTTCCAATGCCTATCGTCGTATCAAGAATGAAAATCGAGGCTTTCGGAATTTTTGAGGATGTTGAGGTCGGCTGAAAGGAACGCAGAAAAATTTGCATGAGTTGTGGGCCTTGCTGAATTTTCTGTTGCCGGATATTTTCAACATCGGAAATGATTTTGACTCCTGGTTCGACGCTAATGAATGCATCGGGGGACGCTAATGAATGCATCAAAATGATTGAACGTTTCCATGTGGTATTGAAGCCTTTCTTTCTCCTGAAATCGGAAGTATagaagagggtgctgccaaaaagGAGGTCAAAACGTGCGAAAATCAAGTTATTAATCAAGTGGTTAAATTGGTTATTCAACAAAGGCGTTTTGTGGACAACAAAATCATGTTGAACATCATTCGATTCAGCATCAATCGCGTTTTCGACCATATGTTGCAGAAATGTGAAAAGCAAACCGCAGAGCAAGCTGCCAAGCAGGTCGAATCTACGAACCCAAAGTATCGATAGCTCCCCTTCCTCCGAAGCAACCAATTGTTCACGACTTCAAGGTCCCCAAGAATCCGGACCTGGGCATGGAAGCAAGCAAGGTCCAATAGAAGGAAAAGCGTAATATCCACAAAGCGGACCCGCTCAGAGATTAGGAGCTTTTTGGGAATGAATCGCTGCTGACGCAAGGCTTCACCTACTGGAACAAACAAGACTTCAGTCAGTTCAAAAGTCAAAACCAACGAATCGGTCGGAATGGCATTGAAAACATTGCCAAGGAGGTGGAGGACAAACACCGGAAGAGGTTATGGAGTACAGTGCGGGCTTTTGTGAACGTTGCCACGAAATGCAGGACATTGAGCAGCTGATGATCAGATCGAACGGAGCGAGGCGATGATTCAACACCGGGCTTGGAAATACGGAGTGACGGTAAGCTAGCAATTGTTTTATGTGTGTATAATGATTTGTAATATGTTTACAAAAATAGTATTCgtgaataaaaatattaataaaacgAAAACGGAATATTCAATTTACAATACGTGAAGTTTTAATATGACATACTACACTAATATTGAAAGCGCACATAACTTGTTTTTTTGAAAGCTATACTGTTAATtcgaaagtaaaatacacattcaGTTTTGAGAGGAAAGTGTTATTCTGAAAACTCAACTCTTGTCACAGTTTTTACCGAAGTGACATTCTTGGACTTGTAGATTTAACAGTTtcatactttctactgaaaatcactaactaattttcttaactttaccaacgttttattaattttaccaacgatttttttgtgtgtggTTTCCAGTATTATTGGAATAAATACCGCTACCAccatactgcccatgatcgcataaatgtaacatttgcattttggttgattttctaaatcgtttgtcaatccttttcacaaactcaatcatttcacGCTTACCAccgataagcaagatagtaaagcctgtTTTATTATTGTGGGATAAGATGCAGTATATtaagctttctgaacgatttacaggctttttacaaaataaacaaaaatgcgagtgttacaagtatgcgatcatgggcagcatACTGGTCAAACAACTTCTCAATCTGATGTGTGAAATTGAATTCGACCATATAGTTATATTTTCCTTTGAATTGATGTAGGTAAACATTACTTTGCCGCAGGCATTCGTCGCTATAGCAACGACAACTCAACCCGTATACTCTATAGAGTTATAATATATACTTATAAGTACTAATGTGAGAAATTTATGAATATTAATAGTAAATCCGATAAAGGTCAATTTATGCATTGAATAATTCAGTTTTCAGAAGGACTAAAACCCGCTCATTGTTGCTATCAGCACGCTCAAAGTAGAAAATCCACTGAATTGTACAAGATCCCAATCTAGCATAGTGAAAGTAACCAAACTAAGTATTCTCTTGTTATTTTAGCTTTGAAGCAACCATAAATATACTGCTATCAATCCTCAGTGAAAACTTCTTTCATCAGaggtaaataaacaaaaatggaaatgacaactgttgtcaaactgacgtgattcgaattgaggggcttctcaatggtcgagtgattataataattgtaatccgtcactccccaggggtatatagtggtgcccgaaaaaatggccaccactccgtctatgtattcgtcaatggtatTACTCTTGCAGTTGGGACAGAATCGTCCCTATATTATTACATTCATTCTTCATGATTTTCGTTTTATTAtataattttttatttgaaagatGATTATTACATATTTTTATTGTATCTGTAATTACCGCTATTGGTTATACAACTGTGTTGGTTTCCGAAAATAAGATTATTAGGAATCAACTTTTTTATCAGGAATCACAGTAGGAATCGTAATTGAGCTACAACCACCTACAACGGTCGTCGTTGACAAACTCTGCACCGACCTCGATCGCGAGGATACTTTCGACTTGACATTTTCGTAGACCGATCCGACACGTTTTTCGAACGATCGGGACAAATTGGATTGCTTCATCTCGCATACCGGTTGGGTCATCTTACAAGTGATTCCACCGAGGACGGATGTGGTCTGGTCAGCCGTTGGGCACTGCGCACTGGTGACACCCGTCGTGATTCCCCCAATAATGTTGTCGACACATTTCCTTCCATACGCTGAATCTTAGACTGCATCACAGTCCGGAGGGTGGTGATATTCTTGTCCACCCGAGCAAATTCCATGTCCAATTTGGCGCGCTGTGCCTCCTGTTGTTCAAGAGTGAGTTCAGAAAAGTTTTTACCCGAGCTGACCGATAAGACCGGGTATGTGTTCCTCCGTGGTATTGTGTTCACACTGTAACTGAACCGCACCGGTAGGAAACGATCGAAATTACGGAGTTAAACCTATTATTAAATTGACTGGAATTAATTTGAACCAGAggatttttaaaacaacaaCCGAGAAATCGATCGAAATCGACGTCGCTCGGAACGATGACGATTATTTGTTTTGACATTTTCTCTGTACATGTGTTTGTGAGAGCAAGTTCTGATTTGGCTGCGTACCTACAGAAAATCTCGTATTATCTTAATACTCCGAAATCGGCGTATTAAGATTAAATCCGAGATTAAATTTGAGTATAATACGGCTTGAAGCTTACCGAAATCGAGGATAATGCGAGATTTGCGTATTATCCTCGTTGGAGCTTACCGCCATAAAAGTCAACcattgcaagccgaatatacattgcacttgccacgagttctgCGGACtttattgacatttttggaTAAGGTTCGAGTAGCACAGGTTCGTCTTAGTTAACGAGTTGGTAAAGTGGCAGGAGAAAGCAATTGATAGAATTTTAATTTGATGTAGGGAACtatcttttcatttatttattgttctAGCAATTACTGCTAGAATATCAAGATGGAGGTATAGGATAGAAAAGGAAACGACATGGcctatgaggcagaagcggtaacaatatgactaccaagcccactAGAcacagaagaagatgaagaagacgACGCACATAGTAAAGAAACTCTCTATTATTGAGCTAAAACCTTTCTTTCTGCATAACCATGCAAAATTGTCAAATAAAAGAATCGAACTTCGTTGCCTCAAATAGTTAAAATGACCATTGGTTCATTGAATATAAAAatgattacagtcaaaccttcatgatgttctatgactcgatatcggaTCATGGAAGTAAATTATGCCATAtgaaaactatatttttgcaattcctgatcataataccaggtttacagttgtcatttgagtgataaaacggcctacttttccataccaacagaatgggtgctttaatgaccattatgcaactcaaatgggttgcataatattcattatagcactcatttgggtgctataatgaaaaacctacatcgggacagtagttacttgactacatttagctgaattagtttgggtgagtgtttaaatagtgtactctaagcgtctcgtaataaatgaaatggtttgttggacataacatcacaattttccaaaggcaattgcattcatcgcttcatagcttttcaagctattcaatttggcacgataagatggaatcttattgttctctgccgcaacataatttattggcatgaatgatcatgtggagtaaattcgattgcacaattttggtatagatttatcatattaaagcccatttttcgtcattgcaaaaaatagcgtgtgcaactcgttgcaaaactcgattttttcagcactcgtagtatttatccaactcggcaagcctcgttggataaacgtacaactcgtgctgaaaaaatcatctttttgcaactagttgcacaaactactatttgtgggttactgtgatggtccatctaaagagctttccaaggattttctattccacatctcgatatttccatgaatcGACTGTTCCTTTCAATATTGACTCATGAAGGTCAGTTACAATCAttaaaaaattatatgattattataaaattgattattaacATAATTATACGATTAATCTTTTGAAACTGTGTAATTAACTATGCGATATTTTGAACATAAAACTTTGATTTATCATACTACAGTAACACCAAAATTTTGAATGAAGTATTACAATATTGATTCACAATATCAGTGTTTTGCTGTTTGAACAATAAATGTTATCAATGTTTCCCCTTATCCGTACAAATTTGGAAACGTTATTACCAGAATATTATCAAGCAATTTGTCAAGTTAT
Above is a window of Armigeres subalbatus isolate Guangzhou_Male unplaced genomic scaffold, GZ_Asu_2 Contig1020, whole genome shotgun sequence DNA encoding:
- the LOC134202121 gene encoding NKAP family protein CG6066-like — its product is MKSNKKNRKKNKHIKKKKKVSSSSSADSSSSDNNEEEEEWVEKSGSKAEARAGTSMGSGGADEELGDGVVGPIKTSRNLSQKDFGRALLPGEGAAMAAYVTEDKRIPRRGEIGLTSDEIVNFEDFGYVMSGSRHRRMEAVCIRKENQIYSADEKRALVMFSKQERQKRENKILSQFKEMISAKLANDKR